A stretch of Pseudorhodobacter turbinis DNA encodes these proteins:
- a CDS encoding 2-hydroxy-3-oxopropionate reductase yields MIIGFIGLGVMGAPMAAKLVEASHQIITTLNRSPLPTGLNAKVLDTARAVAEASEVVITILPDTPDVERVLMGTDGVLEGISAGKLVIDMSSISPIETKAMAKAFKDKGVDYVDAPVSGGEVGAKAATLTIMAGGSQAAFERAKGLFELMGKNITLVGEENGAGQTCKIANQIIVALNIEAVAEALVFASKAGCDPAKVRDALMGGFASSKILEVHGERMINRKMDPGFRINLHQKDLNLALQSARALGVSLPNTATTQELMNNCAANGESASDHSGIVRALERLANHKLG; encoded by the coding sequence ATGATAATCGGATTTATAGGGCTGGGCGTCATGGGCGCGCCAATGGCTGCGAAACTCGTTGAGGCCAGTCATCAGATCATCACCACCCTGAACCGATCACCGCTGCCCACGGGCTTGAACGCAAAGGTGCTCGACACGGCCAGGGCTGTCGCCGAGGCAAGTGAGGTCGTTATAACCATCCTCCCAGATACCCCCGATGTCGAGCGGGTCTTGATGGGCACAGATGGCGTTCTGGAGGGCATAAGCGCCGGAAAGCTGGTCATCGACATGTCATCGATCAGCCCCATCGAAACCAAAGCCATGGCCAAAGCATTCAAGGACAAGGGCGTTGACTATGTGGATGCGCCCGTATCCGGCGGAGAGGTCGGAGCCAAAGCGGCAACCCTGACCATTATGGCAGGTGGCTCGCAGGCAGCGTTTGAGCGAGCCAAGGGGCTGTTTGAACTCATGGGCAAGAACATCACCCTTGTCGGCGAAGAAAACGGTGCCGGACAGACCTGCAAAATTGCCAACCAGATCATCGTCGCCCTGAATATCGAAGCGGTTGCCGAGGCACTGGTATTTGCCTCTAAGGCGGGCTGTGACCCTGCCAAGGTGCGCGACGCGTTGATGGGTGGCTTTGCGTCTTCCAAAATCCTCGAAGTGCATGGCGAGCGGATGATCAACCGCAAAATGGACCCCGGTTTTCGCATCAACCTGCATCAAAAAGACCTCAACCTTGCCCTGCAAAGCGCAAGGGCACTTGGCGTAAGCTTGCCAAACACCGCGACCACGCAGGAGCTGATGAACAACTGCGCGGCCAATGGCGAATCCGCCTCCGACCATTCCGGTATCGTCCGCGCATTAGAGCGCCTCGCCAATCACAAGCTCGGATAG
- a CDS encoding HpcH/HpaI aldolase family protein has product MQEKHNSLKQNAMDGQVQIGIWCSLGSAMTTEIVAGSGCDWLLIDGEHSPNDLLSITAQLQAVGGYPVEPVVRLPSDDSDLIKQHMDAGARNLMIPNVRNVAQAKRIIAATRYAPEGVRGYSVGHRANNFGRIKDYHANAHKNQLLFLQIECAEGLKNAADIAALDGADVLFVGPGDLSTNLGAMGNPNAEHVQQAIRQVIAAAAKSGKPTGILAPVKADADRYIEAGCKLVAVGADLGLLARGSDALMTSFGKA; this is encoded by the coding sequence ATGCAAGAAAAACATAACAGCCTGAAACAGAACGCCATGGACGGACAGGTCCAGATTGGAATTTGGTGCTCATTGGGTTCGGCGATGACGACCGAGATCGTCGCAGGCTCAGGCTGCGACTGGTTGCTGATCGATGGCGAGCACAGTCCGAATGATCTGCTTTCCATCACGGCGCAATTGCAGGCGGTTGGCGGCTATCCGGTTGAGCCGGTGGTGCGGCTGCCTTCGGATGACAGTGATCTGATCAAGCAGCATATGGACGCGGGGGCACGCAATTTGATGATCCCGAATGTCCGTAATGTGGCGCAGGCAAAGCGGATCATCGCTGCGACCCGTTATGCGCCCGAAGGCGTGCGCGGGTATTCGGTCGGGCATCGGGCAAACAACTTTGGCCGGATAAAGGACTATCACGCGAATGCGCATAAGAACCAGCTGCTGTTCTTGCAGATCGAATGTGCTGAAGGGCTGAAAAATGCGGCTGACATCGCGGCTTTGGATGGGGCGGATGTGTTGTTCGTCGGGCCGGGTGACTTGTCTACAAATTTGGGGGCAATGGGCAACCCGAATGCAGAGCATGTGCAGCAGGCCATTCGTCAGGTTATCGCGGCGGCGGCCAAGTCGGGCAAGCCAACGGGCATCCTTGCGCCGGTAAAGGCAGATGCCGACCGCTATATCGAGGCGGGGTGCAAGCTTGTTGCTGTCGGCGCCGACCTTGGCCTGCTGGCGCGCGGATCAGATGCTTTGATGACGAGTTTCGGAAAGGCTTGA